TCAGGGCCATAGCATCGGGAGAGCTGGGCAATATCAGCAAATCACACCCTTGGGCTAGAGTTTTGAGGTCTTCTGGAGTGGGTCGAGCCGGCGTGTCGATGACGATGTGTTCGTAATCCCTGGCATATCGCACGCCTTGCTTTTCATCGACTACTTTGAACGGGAGAGAACCACGAGCAGCCCAATCTAAGGCACTGCGGTTGAGGTCGCCATCTACCAACAACGCGGGTGCTTTGGTTTGCAAGTAAGCAGCTAAATGCAGCGCTGTGGTTGTCTTCCCGACTCCGCCCTTGAATGAGGCGACTGTCACAATCATAGGTAAGCCTGTTGAGTTCATCAACTAGATTTTACAACCTAAACATCTGAATGTCTAGATGGTTGAATGTCTAGATGTCTGAATGTTCACAAAAAAGGTGATGACTGTTTGCTACCCTAAACGAGCATAACCAGAGTGCTTGACCGCTTTTGGAACCTCTCTAGTACGCTCCACACCACAACGGCAAAGAAGATTTCTAATGACCAAAGTCCAAGCCAATTCTAAAGAAACGACGGTTAGGTTTACCGTTAATATGTCCGAATCCCTCATTGAGAAGGCAGGGGCTCTTTACAACGGCTGCTCCCTTTGAGAAGGCGGCTCGAATGGCAGCGGAATAAACTCTGTCTCTTGAGGAACCTGACCAAACCGTCCCTCTCTCCAATCGAGTTTAGCTTGTTCGATGCGCTCGCGCCGGCTCGAAACAAAATTCCACCATTTATGCCGATCGCCCACAGGTTCGCCACCAATCACAATACACCGAGCCGTGCCTGATGCAGAAATGTTTGCCGATGTGCCTGAAGTTAGAACCGCCAACCGATGCTGTTCTAAAGGCACTCCATCGATCGCAAGCCCCTCTGTCACGCTGTAAACCGCCTGTTCGCTGTAATCGCCCGGTAAAGTAAATTCTGTTCCTGGAGTCAGTTGCACGTCCAGATAAATCATGGGTGAAAATATTTGGACTGGGGAAGTGCGACCGTAAGCATCGCCCGCAATCAGGGCGAACGAAACTCCTGCATCCTCCCAAGCGGGCAGTTCGGTTGCCGGATGGTGCCGAAACCAAGGTTCAGTTTCTTCGTATTCGTCGGGAAGTGCTATCCAAGTTTGGATGCCGTGCAGGATGGCTTCTTTGTTGCGATCGTCGTCTGGCGTGCGTTCGGAGTGGACGATGCCTCGCCCTGCCGTCATCCAGTTCACCGCGCCGGGACGGATTTCTTGAACGCTGCCGACACTATCGCGGTGCAGCAAAACGCCTTCAAACAGGTAGGTGACGGTTGCTAAGTTGATGTGCGGGTGCGGCCTGACATCCACGCCCCGACCGGGTGGAAACACCGCAGGGCCGAGATGGTCAAAAAAGATGAACGGGCCTACCAGCGTTAGAACGTCTGAGGGAAGCAGGCGACGGGCTTGGAATCCACCCAAATCTTGAATGTGCGGCTCGATGAGATGCTGGATGCTATCCGTCATGATGTTGGTGAAGTTGCGAATGCTAAGCCTGTGTCAAGAGTGCATTATACAAAAAGGTATCCCTAGAAAGTTGTATCGGTGAGTATTTCAATTGTTTAAACTTTCCCAACGGAAAGCTGTTGTAGAGTGTCGAGTTCTCAACCAGCTTTCTGCTTACGAGACGGTGGAGAGTTCGTCAGTGACTTGAATCCGACCTTTGAGCAGGGAGCGAATTAGGCGATCGAGCGAGCCGCGTTCTCCTTCGCTGATGGACTCATCGAAGATGGCAGCCATGAGGCCGTAGCGGTCAGCTTTAGTGAGGCGGTGAGTATCGGTGACAGTGGCGATTAATTCGTTGATAGCGCCTGGGAGAAGGTTGAGGAGAGACATGGGATTGCTTTGAACTCGACACCTCAATCATCGCCTTGTTTCCCTTAAGAGCAAGTGATGGTGCTGCTATTTTTCCGTGATAATACCGAAGGTGTTGGGTAAGCCACGTCCGTGTTACAAGCGATCGAAGTCACAATAACCCAGTGGATCTGCGGAGCAACTAGAACTTTTGGCGCTGCTGAAATTAGGTACGGTTGATGCGCTGAGCAATTCATAAAAACCAATTCAACTCAAGTCGTATTCAGCAATATTCGCCTCGCGCGATCGCATCCATCCTACCTCGCTCGCCGAACGCCCGATGAAAGCTTAGCCCCTAAAGTGTTGGAAAAACTCACACCCTGCGTTTTTCCACACACTTGCCTGTACCTCCTTTCCCTCATCGCTACAGACAGCCAATAATGCTTCGGCTGCTGCGCCTGCATTTATGCGGATGCCGATGCAGCGATCGCGCTGTATAATGCTCAGCGAAGGAACGGGCTAATTTTGTCCAGTCCCGTCTTGAACCAAGCGACGGATGCTGTATATTCTACGTCCGCCCTCCGTGAGCTGGACTACCACGTTAAGAAATACCCCCGACCGATACAGTATCTCCGTCAATATGCCAGACTCTCAGACGTGGACACAATCGCGCTTATTATGAAAATAGAAGGCACGGCCTAGCATTGCTCAAGAAAATCTGCGAAGAGCTCTCCATCCTCAAAATCAAAACCCTAAGTGCTGCACGGCCCGTCGCTTCGTTTCTTCGCCCCGGCGATCGTACTTAGCGGTCGTCACAGGGGAAGCGTGACCTGCCAACTTCTGCACTGTCACGATATCGACTCCAGCATCGAGGAGGTCTGAGCAAAACGTGCGGCGGAAATCATGGGGAGAGAAAGAATCCACTCCAGCGAGGAAAGCCCGTCGCTGCAAAATCTTCAAAACACCATCAGGAGTCATCCGCCGAAATTGAATTTCTCCTCCCTTACGGATGGGAAAAAGCAGCGGCCCTGGTGCTTCTCCCCTCAACTTGAGCCACTGTTCCACCAACGCCATCGCTGCCTCTGGGAGATAAACCATCCTGTTTTTCTTCCCTTTCCCGAATCGAATTTCCAATGCTCCCGTAGAGCGGTTGAAATCGTCCAAATTAAGGCTGACTGCTTCAGCGCGGCGGATGCCTCCCCCCCGCAAGATAGCGATCAAAGCTGCATCTCGAACATCAAGGGTACTCTCGCCAGAGCAGCTTTGCACCAGCGCTGCAATTTCATCCGGGGATAGCGCCCGCCCCCTTGGTTTTCCCGATTGCTTGACGCTTCTCACGTCTACCGCCTTGCTGTAATCCAGGGGGTCGATTAAATCTAACCGCAGAGCCTCCTTCAACACACGCCTCAAGGCGCACAGCATTTGATTGACCGATGCCGGCGCGTACTTTTTCTCCAAAGCCGAGCGCAGCGCTGCCGTGTGCTTGTAGCGCAATGCTGCCCAATTCAACGTCATCCGGTCGCACTCCGAGCCCGCCAGCAACTTCGCCATGATGTCGAGTCCTGCCGCCATCGTTGCCTTCGAGCGATCGCTTCCCAAACTGTCAAGGTACACCTCCGCAGGATGCAATGCCAGTGGCACCGGTGCGTGCAACTTCAAGGTTTCCGGCTGTTGCTCTCCAATTCGGTTGAGCATTTACTCTTGATAAGTGCAATTATAAATACTAATTTAGACTAATTTAGACTTGCCTTTATCCAAAATTTACCTCTCAAAAGAATCGCCCGAAGCTGCACCTGGAGGTTGGTTCTCGCCCAAGGCAGAGGCTATTAACAAGAAATATTGTTACAATTCTTCATCTAGCGGGTGCATCTTCAAACCTGCATTGAGGAGATTAGCCGCCTGAGCACAAATCGCACCGATGACGAACCGCTCAGGCAGCAGCTTCAACAAACTCAAGAAGAACTCAAACAAACTCAAGAGCAATTAGCAATTGCTAGCCAGGAAGTAGACGCCACCAACCTGCAACTCCCAGCCGCCGAACAGCAGCTAGCAGAATTGCGATCGCAACTTGACACAGAACGCGCCTCACGAACGCAAGTCGAGATCCAACTCTCCGAACTTCAACAGACTCCAGCACCAGCGATCAACTTATCGGGCAAGGCAGGCGAGGTCGTAAATTTCTTTAGGACGCTTCTGCCAAAAGACACGAAGCTACCTAAAAATACTATGTCGAAACTTAGGGAGATTCTGGAAGCAACAGAAGATTAGAAGCATTAGAAGCCCGATCACCCCAAACAAAAAGCCCGACGACATTCCGCCGGGGGCTTTTTCACAATGGGTAATTTGCAATTGGCAACAGGTAATCTTTGCCCCAATTACTAATCACTATAAACGGCTCTAGGAGTTTTGGCGCTCGGCTTTGTCAAATCGCAATTTTACAATCATTCACTTTATTTTTGGCGCCTTCACAGGCCGGATCGGCACTCCCGATGAAGCTGTGCCAATATTTTGTGCAAAAAATCTTATATTTACCGTGACAATCCGTGAGGTATAAAAAGTCGCGGTATAAAAAGATAGTTTTGATGTTGTCTATGACTTTAGTGTTGGTTAGCTATTGGTTATTCGCCACTTATTAGGTCGCGCTACGCTGGCAAATCATTCATAACAACGTAGCGCTCGGTTGTAGCTACCTTGTGACGTGGGAAGCAAGCGCAAAAATCTGATCATCGCTCAATTGTTGAAGTTGCTGCGGGGGTTGCCAGCGCTGATCAAATTTCTGGCGAAGTCGGCAAAGGGCGATCTGGCGAAAGCAAGATTCCGGCCTCAGCAACCCAAATCCCCACACACCCTTCTTTGTGGGCATATTAACTATCAAACTCCGAGCAAGACACCTTCGCCAAAGTCCCTTGCCGAGACACCGACCACAATAATACAAAAAAGGTATAAAAGTTGGTTTAGTATTATCGAACGGAGATTGTGAGATGCTGAAAAATGATAGTTTCTTAATTTATTTCCTCTCCTACCCTGTCTGTTTAATCTATCTTTTAAAATGAACTAAAAAATTTCTCGTGAACGAGTAATGCCTTAACCGTATATATTTCAGCCTTTGACTGGACGTTTTACTAGCAAAAAATAGTGCCTATCGTATACCAACTTATCGAAGAGTATGCGATTATAATATAAATTTTATTATCACGAGATATTTTCTCTATATAGATATTCTTTATCGATATTGAAAGGAGATCTCGTGATTTTTCTATATCAAAATTTTTAACGAGAGCTTGCTTTGCGTAAAACGAGAGCTTGCTCTGCGTAACCATTACACTATAATTGAGAAATTAGGAATTTAAGGAGGCTGTATGCTGCTGCCACCCAGAAAAAAAAGAGTGAACCCCGCTTTATCGCCCGAGTTAACACAGGTCATAGATGGATATATCATCTTTTTTGGGATGACATATCTCTCAGTGTTTGTAGAGGAGGGAATGTGGCTTTATTTCGGCTATCTAAATAAACACAAACACGCAAAATCGGACTCTAAAAAGCAAGCCGTAAACAAAAAAGCGCTAGGTAGCACCGGGCTTCTAACGCTTCTTTGTTATTTTAAATAAACCTTAACTTTTGTCGATCGAACCTGGGGAGGAGAGACGACAAAAGTTAGTCCACCATTCATGAATCGGCATCCAAAAAAGAGCGCCGACTACTTCTATCATGCCACACATTGAGAAAAAAACAATAAAACGCTTTTTCGGCGTTGTTTTGACTGTTTACGCTATAGGTTACGCTAGCTGTAGCGGTGCGAGCAAGCAAGTTGTGAATTATAGCGCTACCCATAGCGTAAAAAACCCTTTAGATTCCGTCGGGGACTCAATAATAGCACAACCCCCCCTAACTACGGCACTTAACCGGAATTTCTTTGCTATCGGTTTTGAAGCGATCGGGGGTGCCGCGTAATGAGTACCACACAATCTACACAAGAAAGCCAAGGACTTGATACCGCGCAATCCACGCCGAATTTGAAGGGATTAGGAACGCTATGCAGCATTGACAAAAAATCCCTCACCGCCGACCACGAAGCCCACATCTCAGGTAGAGGCTTACTCAATGATTGGGCCCGCGCCTGCTGCCACAGTGCCAGCATCGCCCAAGCTTCACATTATTTGGGGTATTCAGTAAAATCGCCGGGCCTCCTATTTATAGGGAAAGATGGGCAAGTACAATACCGACCTGATATCCGGGAGCCGAAGCGAGGTAAAAAGGAACCCCCGAAATATCTTTCCCCAAGCGGAGAATTTGACGCTTTCCTCCCCCCATCCCCCGACAACCCGCTCTACTGGGAGATTGAAGCCCTAAAGCGAGAAGCTTTCTATATCAATGATGTACCCTACATCCTGATTACTGAGGGAGTATTCAAAGCCCTTGCTGGGTGCTCGAATCGTATCCCTACGATTTCCTTGCTGGGAGTAGAGCAAGGCCTCACAGGTAAAGCCCGCGACCCCGAAAATCAGCGATTCCTAGTAGCCGCACTGAGAAGGCTTGCAGAAGCTGGTTTTGGTTTTATTATTGGCTTTGATGCTGATGCGGCCACAAATCCAAATGTGCGGGCGGCCGAGCGGAAATTGGCCAAGCAATTGGCTAAATTTAAAGTACCAGTACGCTCAATTACTGGGTGCTGGGAAGCTGGCCCGAAGGGTGAATTTAAGGGAATGGATGATTTTATTCAGAACAAAGGAATTGAAGAATTCCGAGCAATCCTCACCAAAGCCAAGCTATTTGGTGAGAAAGAGGGTGATGCCGATGGCGAGAAGAAAAGCAAATTCCCTAGCGCTGATGCGATGTCGAGGGAGATTGCAGAGGATTATCGAGACAAGCTTGCCTTCAACAATGAAGTGCTTTGCTGGTATCACTACGAAGCCGATACAACGGGTATTTGGAGTCCAGAAACGGATGAATACGTTGAATCTATTATCTACCAAATCCTCAAATCTAAAGGCTTAAAAAACCTACCGCCAACTTACGTCAGCTCGGTAAAACGTTTCCTGCGACATGAATTAATAGAGCGGAAATGGAAGTCGAAAGCTGGCTTACTTCCCTTTCAGAATGGAGCTTTAGAGATTGCTACGGGCAAATTATATCCCCACTCCCCCGGCTACAAATTCACATGGGCGTTGCCACGCCCGCACTCAGTTGTCGATACTGAGTGGGGAAAAATCAGACAATGGCTAGACTTTGCCACACACGGCAACATTCATGTGCAGAATCTTCTGTTAGCCTTTGCTGCTGCTGTTCTTAAAGGCCGAGCGGAAGTCCAAAAGTTTTTGCACTTAATCGGTATCGGAGGCAGTGGAAAGGGTACATTTATTCGGTTGTTAGTAGCGCTAATTGGAATAGAAAATACGCACAGCAGCACTTTAGAGGATTGGTGCAACAATCGCTTTGAAGCAGCCCAAGCTTACTGTAAACGGCTGCTAATATTCCCAGATGAAAACCGAGGAACGCGGTCGCTAGGCAAGTTCAAACAGGTGACGGGCGGGGATTGGCTGCGGGCTGAAGAGAAGGGTCAGAAACCTTTTAAATTCAAGTTTGAAGGCATGGTTGTTGTCGCCTCAGAGTTCCCTATTTTCGGCGCTGATTCAGGCAGTGGCATGGCCCGCCGTACAATCTCTGTGCCTTTTAGCGCTGCCGTCGGAACCCGTCGGGATTTGGACAAGGAATTCCTGCCAGAACTGGCCGCTTTTACCAATTACCTGCTCTCACTTGATGATGCTTGGGTGGAGAATACCTTGCGCGGTGTGATGGATATTCCTGAGATTGGGGCCCAATTCTGGGAGAGCAAGATTCGGGAGGATAGTGTGGCCGGCTTCCTCAATGACAAATTGATATTAGACCCATTCGCTCAAACCAGCATAGGGGATTCCCCTAATGCTGAAGGTACGCTTTATCAGGCTTACCACCAATACTGTGCAGACCAGGGCCACAAACCGCAGGCGGTGAAGAACTTCAGCCCCAATCTAATTGAATGCGCCAGCACAATCCTCGGATGGCAGATAGAAAAAGCGCATACCAAGATAGGCAAAATCATCAAAGGTTTGCGTCTCCGAACCAAAGCAGACGAGCATATCCCGACCTACGATTACGAATTGCAATTGCGCTGCAAAGCTGGTGACGGATGCGGTGACGGGTCGGTGACGGTTCCGGTGACGGGTCAGAACCTTTACTCAGAGACGATTACAGCTTCGGTGACGGATAAACCCTTATCTCATGGGGAAGAAAATGTCGAAATACAAACAGAAATAAAAAAAGCTCCCGTCGAGGTCAACGAGAGTGTTATCAGCAATGCAGATAATGAGGTATCGGTGAATCCGTCACCATCGCCCGAACCCTTGCCAGTAGCCGATTGTGACCCGTCACCGAATCCGTCACAGAATCCGTCACCGAATCCCGCAGAACTCAACGAAGATGAGCTCAACCTGGTAGAGATGATTCGTGTGGCAACGGCAGAACCCGACCCCGAAGCTGCACGACGGGCAGCGGCCGACATTCTGCCAATTCTCAAAGATGTCTGTGCCAGGGGAGCTGCAAACCGCGAGAAAGTTTGGGCCGCTTTAACCGAATCGGAGCGGACGACATTCTCTGCGCTATCGGCGGAGCCTCTCGCACTTACCGACAATCCGCAAGAACCAGAATCCTTGCAACCCGCGCCAGAGCCGGAATTAATCGCCTCCGCCGATGCCGAAAAATTGCGAGAAATTGCGACTGTTTGGTGGCCCGAATACTACCCGGAACAGTTACAAACCCTGATTACACAGATGTTTGGCCATTGTGCGCCGGGGACTCGGTACGGTGTCGCCACCATTACCGCTTGGCTAGCCTCTGAGGATGCCGTAGTGCGTGAGCGGATAGGCGAACTGATTCGCCGACGCTCGGAGGGTAGCTGCTAATTTTGACAGTCAATAAAAAACCACACAAAATTGTCCGGTTTCAGTGACTTTTGGCTAGTTGTCCCCGTTTTGCCTCAAAATCAAACTGATGTAGGCATCAATAAACACGCTTACGCCCAATCGCCTGTTGCGTTGTTGCACTGATGGAGCCACAATTGTCGCAGGCGACGCAGCCGGTCGCGTATATTTCCTACGGCTAGAAGGGATAGAACCATTCACATAAATTTCTTACGCGATCGTCGGCGAGGCAGAACTTGCCCGGTTCAAGCGGATTGCCGATCGTTGCCCCATTTTTTGATTTCTCCGTGCTGACACGGAATCAACCAGGCGATCGGTTTGATGCGGCAACTTGATCGCCCGCCAGCAGACTTATCTGTTCGCGACTCGCACCGTTGATCGAAGCCGCCACCAAAAAAATTAGCTGATTTTTGGTGTGCCCTCAAGTCAGGCAAGTGCCGTATAAAATCAGACGGAAAGCAGTATAAAATCAGACGGAAAGCAGGTATTTGCAGGGACTGCATTTTACCTGTATTTACCTGAAAATATCCTGCTTTCCGTCTGAATTTTTCGGTCAAATTACTGCCTTTTTTGTGCTGTTCGTGCCTTGACCTGTTGGGACTGGTTATGGCTGTTCTCAATCGGTAGCAAGCAATGGTTTTGTGATCACAAACCAGATTTTTACGTGCCGAAACAAAAACAATGCACCTCATGAATGCGGTAATCCTAAGTGCAAGGCGAGCGCGCTCTTGCTGGCTATCGAACGAACGATTTCCTCGCCATCATCGACATCAGCCGGTTGCTTCGCTTGCATACAGGAGGGCAAGGCGCGATCGCGCGTGGGGCGTCCGCCGCTTTCGGCCGAACTCCACCAACTGGCTTGTGTCGTGCCCGGCGACGCTCCATCGTAAAGGCGGCTGTCCTGTACACCAACTAGCTCGCCAAGAGCTTCAATATCGACTCACGCGAGCGAGTGTACAGCGAGCGTCAAAGTCCAAACTGCCCCCGCCCGACTTTCGAGCCTTGGCTGTCGAAAGTGAACGATCACTAACTTCAACTCCCAACAATTCCTATCGCAGTCTTGCAAAAACCATAAAAACCATAAATTGATCATTTTTACCCCCCTATAACGTCTATTTGACATGGCTTGCTATGCGACTGGCGTACTAATTAGGAGGATTCAAGAGGTGTTGGAGTACAAAAAACCTATTAAAAAGCAGCGATAGTTAATTTAATTTAATTAAGATTTGTGAAATTTAGAGGAAATTTTAGGAAATTTTAGGGACAAGTAGGAGAAATTAGGGAATATTAGGAAATATTAGGAAACAGAAGGGTTAAAATATAAAGCTTTTTGTGGCTTTCAGTAACAATCGTGAGCTGTTCTTTCTCACAAAAAGTTGCACCCTCTGTGTGGAGGATGCAACTCATGCTTTTTGTTAGCAGGTGCTATTTCTTAGAAGAACCTGACCTTGGTCGTAATATCAGTGGGGTTAGTACCTGAATCAGCGAGGCAACAGAGCAGATGAAGATAGCGATCGCTCTGCATGAGCATTCTGGCAGCCCGAAAAAAATACTCTTCCACTTCACGAATCTTATACAAAAGTGCGTTAGCACTGCATTCAATCAAACTCGGCTCCCTGTACTGCAACTCTTGCTAGAAAAATGCTACCACCTTTGTCCGATAGGTTGATATGCAATAGCTAAATGGCTATAACAAGGCGGCAATCTTTTCGGCAACTTTAACAGTCTATTCGATTAGTTTGGCTTGCTCGAACTTGAAAGTACAGCATAAATGCTACCAGTTAGTCGCTTGCTTTTTCTACAATTGCGACTATTGGGGAATGCAGAGGCAAGCTGTGCCAGTTGTTAAATAAATCTTAAGCGTACCGGGACAGGAAAACACCTCAAAATTAACTTTTTGGGACCGCTCGACGATGAGTTTTTCTGAGTTATTGCTGTAGTTTTTGAATTTTTATGAGTAAAATTGTGTAAGCTCAGCTTGAATTGTTAACCCAATTTTGGGCGGTATTAGTAACAAAAAACTCAAATTTATGCAAATTTATGCAAGCTGGGAAGAACTGGAAAAAAGCAGGGAAAGATGGTAGCAAGCAATGTTGGGCGATATATTTATATCGGTAAAGGAAAGTTGTGGCTAAGTTTTCTGAAACTTATAGTGCGATCGCTCCTACCTACAACGGCTTTAAGCGGCCGGGGCGAGCGCTGTATTCGCTACATAGCGATTGCCCTTCAACGAGCGCCGAGCGGTAAATTAAAGTCGTCACACCTTGATTATTCGCTATTCGCGAATATAGAATAAAGGAAACAAGGAAACAATGCACGAGCTCATCCGCTATGCTAAAACCCCAAGATATCCTTGCAATACTCAAAGTCCACAGTTGGGATTCAACGAACTGGACGTACAGTTCTCTCGCTCAAAGCTTGGGCATGAGCGCATCAGAAGTTCATGCTGCCCTTGAGCGTTCTGAAGCTGCCGGTCTGTATTATGGCTCCGAGCGGAAAATTTTGAAGCAAGCGGTGTTGGAATTCCTGGTTCACGGGCTGCGCTATGTATTCTACGCCCAGCCAGGCCCCCTCTCGCGGGGACTGCCAACTGCACATTCTGCTGAGCCGTTGAAAAGCAAGCTGGTTGCCTCACCATCTGAGGTTTACGTTTGGCCTGACCCTCAAGGTGTCGTGAGAGGGCAGGCAATCGCGCCTCTGTACCGTTCAGTCCCCCAAGCTGCCAGTAAC
This genomic interval from Oscillatoria nigro-viridis PCC 7112 contains the following:
- a CDS encoding tyrosine-type recombinase/integrase, whose product is MLNRIGEQQPETLKLHAPVPLALHPAEVYLDSLGSDRSKATMAAGLDIMAKLLAGSECDRMTLNWAALRYKHTAALRSALEKKYAPASVNQMLCALRRVLKEALRLDLIDPLDYSKAVDVRSVKQSGKPRGRALSPDEIAALVQSCSGESTLDVRDAALIAILRGGGIRRAEAVSLNLDDFNRSTGALEIRFGKGKKNRMVYLPEAAMALVEQWLKLRGEAPGPLLFPIRKGGEIQFRRMTPDGVLKILQRRAFLAGVDSFSPHDFRRTFCSDLLDAGVDIVTVQKLAGHASPVTTAKYDRRGEETKRRAVQHLGF
- a CDS encoding phage/plasmid primase, P4 family, giving the protein MSTTQSTQESQGLDTAQSTPNLKGLGTLCSIDKKSLTADHEAHISGRGLLNDWARACCHSASIAQASHYLGYSVKSPGLLFIGKDGQVQYRPDIREPKRGKKEPPKYLSPSGEFDAFLPPSPDNPLYWEIEALKREAFYINDVPYILITEGVFKALAGCSNRIPTISLLGVEQGLTGKARDPENQRFLVAALRRLAEAGFGFIIGFDADAATNPNVRAAERKLAKQLAKFKVPVRSITGCWEAGPKGEFKGMDDFIQNKGIEEFRAILTKAKLFGEKEGDADGEKKSKFPSADAMSREIAEDYRDKLAFNNEVLCWYHYEADTTGIWSPETDEYVESIIYQILKSKGLKNLPPTYVSSVKRFLRHELIERKWKSKAGLLPFQNGALEIATGKLYPHSPGYKFTWALPRPHSVVDTEWGKIRQWLDFATHGNIHVQNLLLAFAAAVLKGRAEVQKFLHLIGIGGSGKGTFIRLLVALIGIENTHSSTLEDWCNNRFEAAQAYCKRLLIFPDENRGTRSLGKFKQVTGGDWLRAEEKGQKPFKFKFEGMVVVASEFPIFGADSGSGMARRTISVPFSAAVGTRRDLDKEFLPELAAFTNYLLSLDDAWVENTLRGVMDIPEIGAQFWESKIREDSVAGFLNDKLILDPFAQTSIGDSPNAEGTLYQAYHQYCADQGHKPQAVKNFSPNLIECASTILGWQIEKAHTKIGKIIKGLRLRTKADEHIPTYDYELQLRCKAGDGCGDGSVTVPVTGQNLYSETITASVTDKPLSHGEENVEIQTEIKKAPVEVNESVISNADNEVSVNPSPSPEPLPVADCDPSPNPSQNPSPNPAELNEDELNLVEMIRVATAEPDPEAARRAAADILPILKDVCARGAANREKVWAALTESERTTFSALSAEPLALTDNPQEPESLQPAPEPELIASADAEKLREIATVWWPEYYPEQLQTLITQMFGHCAPGTRYGVATITAWLASEDAVVRERIGELIRRRSEGSC
- a CDS encoding pirin family protein → MTDSIQHLIEPHIQDLGGFQARRLLPSDVLTLVGPFIFFDHLGPAVFPPGRGVDVRPHPHINLATVTYLFEGVLLHRDSVGSVQEIRPGAVNWMTAGRGIVHSERTPDDDRNKEAILHGIQTWIALPDEYEETEPWFRHHPATELPAWEDAGVSFALIAGDAYGRTSPVQIFSPMIYLDVQLTPGTEFTLPGDYSEQAVYSVTEGLAIDGVPLEQHRLAVLTSGTSANISASGTARCIVIGGEPVGDRHKWWNFVSSRRERIEQAKLDWREGRFGQVPQETEFIPLPFEPPSQREQPL
- a CDS encoding ParA family protein, with the translated sequence MIVTVASFKGGVGKTTTALHLAAYLQTKAPALLVDGDLNRSALDWAARGSLPFKVVDEKQGVRYARDYEHIVIDTPARPTPEDLKTLAQGCDLLILPSSPDAMALSAMLQMVEALYSLQSNYRILLTVIPPAPSKVGAESRATIEKAGLPIFKSDIRRLAVFQKAALAGVPVNAIKDPYAKTAWGCYAAVGKEILP